One genomic region from Halobacteriovorax vibrionivorans encodes:
- a CDS encoding DUF2817 domain-containing protein — translation MKDFDELHAIGELTKIEDPLVRYQEITRINHNGDSFPIHSFEIGSDDPSAPVLALFGGVHGLEKVGTQVVVTYLTSLFKQLSWDEELRRSLEKYRIISIPLINPWGMYHHRRSNANDVDLMRNAPVKALEKKKFLLSGQRLTPRLPWYQGQENAAMEEELQALVNYCRKNIFQAKRAISVDFHSGFGLKDRLWYPYSKTLAPFKNITEMENLEQLLNETHPHHIYQIEPTSESYTIEGDVWDYLYDEYIQENPDGVYIPLTLEMGSWIWVKKNPLQIFRREGLFNPIKSHRYDRTMRRHIMLIKFLFRAVGSSKAWVKENSL, via the coding sequence GTGAAAGACTTCGATGAGTTACATGCCATAGGTGAATTAACAAAAATCGAAGACCCACTTGTTAGATACCAAGAAATCACGAGAATTAACCACAACGGTGATAGCTTTCCAATCCATAGTTTTGAGATTGGAAGCGATGATCCAAGCGCTCCGGTATTAGCTTTATTTGGAGGAGTTCATGGACTTGAAAAAGTTGGGACTCAAGTTGTGGTAACTTACTTAACATCTTTGTTTAAGCAACTATCTTGGGATGAAGAGTTAAGAAGAAGTTTAGAAAAATATCGAATTATTTCAATCCCGCTCATTAACCCATGGGGGATGTATCATCATAGAAGATCCAATGCTAATGATGTTGATCTTATGAGAAATGCTCCTGTAAAAGCATTAGAGAAAAAGAAATTTCTCCTTTCAGGGCAAAGGCTGACGCCGAGGCTTCCTTGGTATCAAGGGCAAGAAAATGCTGCAATGGAAGAGGAGCTACAGGCCCTCGTTAATTATTGTCGTAAGAATATCTTCCAAGCAAAGAGGGCCATCTCTGTTGATTTCCACTCTGGCTTCGGACTCAAAGATCGTTTATGGTATCCCTACTCTAAGACATTGGCGCCATTTAAAAATATAACGGAAATGGAGAATTTAGAACAACTTCTAAATGAGACACATCCACACCATATCTATCAGATTGAGCCAACATCAGAAAGTTACACTATTGAAGGTGACGTATGGGATTACCTATACGATGAGTATATACAAGAAAATCCTGATGGAGTTTATATACCCTTAACATTGGAGATGGGAAGTTGGATTTGGGTTAAGAAGAATCCTTTGCAAATCTTTAGAAGAGAAGGACTTTTTAATCCGATAAAATCTCATCGTTATGATCGAACTATGAGAAGACATATCATGTTAATTAAATTCTTATTTCGCGCTGTCGGAAGTTCAAAAGCATGGGTTAAGGAGAATTCACTGTGA